The Mucilaginibacter rubeus genomic interval ACTCTACAGTTTTTTGTCCATCGGCACCCATTAGTACCAGTTTGCCGTCGCTGCCTTCCGGTTCAATACCAAAGCCCTCGTCGGTAGGCATCATATCAGCATCAAGCTGAGCTTCCTGAACATCGGTGCGCATCTTAACAAAGCTCCCTAAGGTACCATGAACTACAAAGCCGTAGGTATGCTCAGCAATCAGCAAGCCCGATGTTAGGAAAACATTAAGCTGGTTAGGGTATTTGAGGTGAATGTTAAAATAGTCATCAACCTGCGAGCCTGGCCGGTATGCGGCTGTGGTTTTTTCATAGCTCAATGGCCGGCCAAAAATGCTGATTGCGTTATCAACCAAATGCGCGCCAAGGTCATAAGTAAGGCCACCGCCCGGAACGCCTGCGGTTTCCTTGAATTTTTTAACGCCTATGGCCATGCGGTACCTGTCCAGTCTGAAATGAACCTCCATCAACTCCCCTAACCTGCCGCTTTCAATTACTTCTTTTACCGATAGGAAGCCACTATCATACCTGCGGTTTTGGTAAATCATCACTTTCAGATCGAGCTTTTTGCCCAGATCATACAGCGCTTTTACCTCATGAGAAGTTACCGCAGCCGGTTTTTCGATCAAAACATGCTTGCCCGCGTTCAGGGCCTGTACGGCATAATCAAAATGGGTATTGTTTGGTGTGTTAACAATGATAAGTTCTAATTCATCATCATTAAGCAATTCATCGATAGTATCGTAGCTAATTACATCCGGATATTTTTTACCGGCCTTTTTTTCATGGCGCTCAACCACGGC includes:
- a CDS encoding Gfo/Idh/MocA family oxidoreductase, translating into MSKPIVTGLMAYGMSGRIFHAPFLTTNPGFTFKAVVERHEKKAGKKYPDVISYDTIDELLNDDELELIIVNTPNNTHFDYAVQALNAGKHVLIEKPAAVTSHEVKALYDLGKKLDLKVMIYQNRRYDSGFLSVKEVIESGRLGELMEVHFRLDRYRMAIGVKKFKETAGVPGGGLTYDLGAHLVDNAISIFGRPLSYEKTTAAYRPGSQVDDYFNIHLKYPNQLNVFLTSGLLIAEHTYGFVVHGTLGSFVKMRTDVQEAQLDADMMPTDEGFGIEPEGSDGKLVLMGADGQKTVEWIKSPKGNYNGIFDAVYHTVRENALFPVAEEHVAWQIELLES